A part of Setaria viridis chromosome 8, Setaria_viridis_v4.0, whole genome shotgun sequence genomic DNA contains:
- the LOC117866980 gene encoding LOW QUALITY PROTEIN: uncharacterized protein (The sequence of the model RefSeq protein was modified relative to this genomic sequence to represent the inferred CDS: substituted 1 base at 1 genomic stop codon) → MAASITSAERSSSLNNAVEIEFVPPTPMNPELLVAACHGCHTKLTSLLNSEDQDTAIVVEIDRGTSTAAASSPASSSPSLLLQGVTSDGDSALHVVAAAGDGDGYLRSAEVIHGKARHLLEARNKGWKTPLHCAARAGNVEMLTLLIRLAGEERVRALLRTENGVGETALHEAIRAGDVRAVDVLMTADPCLARVPDGGAGSSPLYLAVALRRYAIARDLHKRDSQLSCSGPGGQNALHAAVLQSEEMTKLLLEWNKQLTKXQDEHGNTPLHFALSLESVTRGMLPLYAVPVKKGKAIATLLNISEQPLELTRQLLEADAYSAFQPDREGSFPIHIAASAGRLSAVKVLVTMFPGCAGLCDSDGRTFVHVAVKKKRYSIVAYACQTPALSTILNKHDIEGNTALHLAVEVGDWMIFARLFVNNKVDFNLPNNKKHTPLEFSINTIPTGLYCLLNSRILIQETLIAANATRGISRRDADMEEYSPQSEAENEEKGSAIVSNSTQFLSVGLVLITTMAFGATFALPGGYIADDHTNGGTPTLARVKQFQGFMMANTLAFFCSSLAVLSLVFAGTPTVELPMRYMHYNISIWLSLNAVGSLAIAFAIAVYIMITPVAAKTSLAVIVVILSIGILHSPSITEKFTVLLLVLCIRPGILPVLRSTISKVMLLMCWPLIVIFGWQELSSRYQ, encoded by the exons ATGGCGGCTTCTATAACCTCAGCTGAGCGATCTAGCAGCCTGAATAATGCCGTGGAGATCGAATTCGTTCCACCTACACCCATGAACCCCGAGCTTCTCGTGGCGGCATGCCACGGCTGCCACACGAAGCTGACGAGCCTCCTCAACAGCGAAGATCAAGACACAGCCATCGTCGTCGAAATCGACCGGGGCACCagcaccgccgcggcgagcTCTCCAgcatcgtcgtcgccgtcgttgCTCCTGCAAGGCGTCACCTCGGACGGCGACTCCGCGCTCCAcgtggtggccgccgccggggacggcgaCGGGTACCTGAGGAGCGCCGAGGTGATCCACGGCAAGGCCAGGCACCTCCTGGAAGCACGCAACAAGGGGTGGAAGACGCCCTTGCATTGCGCCGCCAGGGCGGGCAACGTCGAGATGCTCACCCTTCTCATCCGCTTGGCCGGAGAAGAGAGGGTGAGGGCGCTCCTGAGGACGGAGAACGGGGTCGGGGAGACGGCCCTTCACGAGGCGATCCGCGCCGGCGACGTGCGGGCGGTGGACGTGCTGATGACGGCGGACCCGTGTCTGGCCAGGGtccccgacggcggcgccggctccTCGCCGCTGTACCTAGCCGTCGCGCTGCGCCGGTATGCCATTGCACGGGACTTGCACAAGAGGGACAGCCAGCTGTCCTGCTCCGGACCGGGTGGACAAAATGCCTTGCATGCCGCGGTTCTTCAAAGCGAAG AGATGACAAAATTGCTTCTGGAATGGAACAAGCAACTCACTAAATAGCAAGATGAACATGGAAACACGCCGCTGCACTTTGCGTTGTCACTAGAAAGTGTGACACGTGGAATGCTTCCCCTCTATGCAGTGCCAGTTAAAAAGGGAAAAGCTATTGCAACACTTCTGAACATATCTGAACAACCATTGGAACTTACCAGGCAATTACTGGAAGCAGATGCATATTCAGCATTTCAACCGGACAGAGAAGGGTCGTTTCCAATACATATTGCAGCCTCGGCAGGTAGACTTTCAGCAGTCAAAGTTTTGGTCACAATGTTTCCTGGATGTGCCGGATTGTGTGACTCTGATGGAAGAACTTTTGTTCATGTTGCCGTCAAGAAGAAGAGATATAGTATAGTTGCATATGCATGCCAAACGCCGGCATTGTCAACAATTTTGAACAAGCATGACATTGAGGGGAACACTGCTCTACATCTAGCTGTAGAGGTTGGGGATTGGATGATTTTCGCTCGCCTGTTTGTCAATAACAAGGTGGACTTCAACTTACCAAACAACAAGAAACATACCCCGCTAGAATTTTCTATTAACACTATTCCCACAGGACTGTACTGTCTCCTG AATTCACGAATTTTGATACAGGAAACACTAATAGCTGCCAACGCTACTCGTGGCATTTCTCGACGGGATGCTGATATGGAAGAGTATAGTCCTCAATCTGAAGCAGAGAATGAGGAAAAGGGCTCTGCAATAGTGTCAAATTCAACACAATTCCTTAGCGTTGGCTTAGTATTAATTACAACGATGGCATTTGGTGCTACTTTCGCGTTACCTGGGGGCTACATAGCTGATGACCACACTAACGGAGGAACGCCAACTCTAGCTCGAGTAAAACAATTTCAAGGTTTCATGATGGCAAACACATTAGCCTTTTTCTGCTCATCGTTAGCTGTCCTAAGCCTTGTGTTCGCTGGAACACCTACAGTTGAGTTGCCGATGCGCTACATGCACTATAATATAtccatatggctatctttgaATGCAGTAGGATCCTTAGCCATAGCCTTTGCAATAGCTGTATACATCATGATTACTCCAGTTGCTGCTAAAACCTCTCTTGCAGTCATTGTGGTGATTCTTTCTATAGGAattctccattctccctcaatAACTGAAAAATTTACTGTGCTTTTGTTAGTTCTCTGTATTAGACCAGGAATACTGCCAGTACTAAGATCTACTATCTCTAAGGTAATGTTACTCATGTGTTGGCCACTTATAGTAATATTTGGTTGGCAAGAACTTTCATCACGGTACCAGTGA
- the LOC117866861 gene encoding epoxide hydrolase 2 — MNQEIEHSYLPIGRLKLRIAPIGKGEVGTLLFVHGFPEVWYSWRHQMVAAAAAGFRAIAPDHSGYGLSEPPPDLAQASWEGLMKALLAILDFLAISKVFLVAKDFGVKPAFDLALCQPDRVCGVVTFGVPPLVESLGFSGLPEGFYIYRWRETGRAESDFGRFDVRRIMRTIYILFSRSEVPVAKQGQEIMDLADDSTPMPEWFREEDLSAYTNLYEKSGFITALQIPYRTKPAKAEYAKPRFEVPMFVIMGQKDYILNFPALKDYMSSEKLKEITPDLEITYIPEGSHFVQEQFPELVNQLMIDFLCKHA; from the exons ATGAATCAGGAGATAGAGCACTCCTACTTGCCCATCGGAAGGCTCAAGCTGCGTATAGCTCCTATTGGAAAAG GTGAAGTCGGGACCTTGCTCTTTGTTCATGGCTTCCCTGAGGTATGGTACTCCTGGAGGCACCAAATGGTTGCGGCTGCAGCAGCTGGGTTCCGTGCTATTGCTCCTGATCACTCCGGATATGGCCTCTCTGAGCCACCTCCTGACTTAGCACAAGCATCATGGGAGGGCTTGATGAAAGCTCTCCTGGCCATTCTTGACTTCCTTGCCATTTCTAAG GTCTTCCTTGTTGCAAAGGATTTTGGTGTCAAGCCAGCATTTGATCTTGCCCTCTGTCAGCCAGACCGCGTATGTGGTGTTGTTACCTTTGGAGTGCCTCCTCTCGTGGAAAGCCTTGGTTTCAGCGGACTTCCTGAGGGATTCTACATATACAGATGGAGG GAGACTGGAAGAGCAGAGTCTGATTTTGGCCGGTTTGATGTGAGGAGGATCATGCGCACAATCTATATCCTCTTCTCCAGGAGTGAAGTTCCTGTTGCCAAGCAAGGACAAGAGATTATGGACCTCGCAGATGACTCAACACCGATGCCTGAGTGGTTCAGGGAAGAAGACCTCTCAGCTTACACCAACCTGTATGAGAAATCAGGTTTCATCACGGCCTTACAAATTCCATACAG GACCAAACCTGCAAAAGCTGAATATGCTAAGCCAAGGTTTGAAGTGCCAATGTTTGTGATCATGGGTCAGAAGGACTACATCCTCAACTTTCCAGCACTGAAGGACTACATGTCTAGTGAGAAGCTGAAAGAAATCACCCCAGATCTTGAGATCACTTACATACCAGAAGGATCCCATTTTGTTCAAGAGCAATTCCCTGAACTTGTCAATCAGCTTATGATAGACTTCCTTTGTAAACATGCATGA